From one Rosa rugosa chromosome 4, drRosRugo1.1, whole genome shotgun sequence genomic stretch:
- the LOC133742320 gene encoding leucine-rich repeat receptor-like serine/threonine/tyrosine-protein kinase SOBIR1, with amino-acid sequence MDPFPGKPQLLRLLTFLSLLLLIHGGRLNLDPSDLQALITVQTHLGFHTPDRAKPTNPCNTPGVFCERRLSNNTYVLKITRLVFKSQLLSGSLSPAIGQLSELKELSLPDNSLVDRVPPEIVDCKKLEILNLGNNQFSGEVPSQLSSLIRLRILDLSSNKFSGNLSFLKHFPNLENLSIADNLFSGKIPASVRSFRNLRFFNFAGNEFLEGSAPKLKRVEVSASSEVPRRFIFAETSNSTTAAKTNNSNSIAQAPSGSNAQAPGPSAAPKKKKKSKTKKLGGWLLGFFAGALAGSISGFIFSLLFKLLLAVVRGGGKDSGPAIFSSLIKRKEDLAFLEKEDGLTSLELIGSGGCGQVYKAELPGSNGKIIAIKKIIQPPKEAAELTDEDSKQMHKKMRQIRSEINTVGQIRHRNLLPLLAHVSRPDCHLLVYEYMKNGSLQDMLIEVSEGRKELDWLTRHRIAIGIASGLEYLHVNHTPHIIHRDLKPANVLLDDDMEARIADFGLAKAMPDYQTHITTSNVAGTVGYIAPEYHQTLKFTDKCDIYSFGVLLGVLIIGKLPSDEFFQTTSEMSLVKWMKNVLTSEDPKQAIDSKLMGNGFEDQMLLVLKIACFCTVDNPKERPNSKDVRCMLDQIKH; translated from the coding sequence ATGGACCCTTTTCCCGGCAAACCGCAGCTCCTCCGCCTCCTCACCTTCctctccctcctcctcctcatccacGGCGGTAGGCTCAACCTCGACCCTTCAGACCTTCAAGCCCTCATCACTGTCCAAACCCACCTCGGCTTCCACACCCCAGACAGAGCCAAACCTACCAACCCATGCAACACCCCCGGCGTCTTCTGCGAGAGAAGACTCTCCAACAACACCTACGTCCTCAAAATCACTAGACTCGTCTTCAAGTCCCAACTCCTCTCCGGCTCTCTGTCTCCGGCAATCGGACAGCTCTCCGAGCTTAAAGAGCTCTCTCTTCCGGACAACAGCCTCGTTGACCGAGTCCCGCCCGAAATCGTTGACTGCAAGAAGCTGGAGATCCTCAACCTCGGAAACAACCAGTTTTCGGGTGAAGTTCCTTCTCAGCTCTCTTCTCTAATCAGGCTTCGAATACTCGACCTCTCCTCCAACAAGTTCTCCGGCAACTTGAGCTTCTTGAAGCATTTTCCCAACTTGGAAAATCTCTCCATTGCCGACAATCTCTTCTCCGGGAAGATCCCAGCTTCGGTTCGTTCTTTTCGCAATCTCAGGTTCTTCAACTTCGCCGGAAATGAGTTCCTGGAAGGCTCCGCACCTAAGTTGAAAAGGGTCGAGGTTTCAGCTTCTTCCGAGGTTCCAAGGCGTTTCATTTTTGCTGAAACATCAAACTCCACCACCGCAGCAAAAACCAATAATAGTAATTCAATCGCTCAAGCACCCTCCGGTTCTAATGCTCAAGCTCCAGGTCCATCTGCAGcaccgaagaagaagaagaagagcaagaCGAAGAAACTCGGAGGCTGGCTGCTCGGGTTCTTCGCCGGAGCGCTGGCCGGGAGCATATCCGGGTTCATCTTCTCTCTGCTGTTCAAGCTGCTCTTGGCTGTGGTTAGAGGTGGAGGCAAGGACTCTGGTCCGGCCATTTTCAGTTCTCTGATTAAGAGAAAAGAGGACTTGGCTTTTCTGGAGAAAGAAGACGGGCTTACTTCGTTGGAGCTCATCGGAAGTGGAGGATGTGGACAGGTTTACAAAGCTGAGTTGCCAGGAAGCAACGGGAAGATAATCGCTATTAAGAAGATTATTCAACCTCCTAAGGAAGCGGCAGAGCTGACGGACGAAGACAGCAAGCAGATGCATAAGAAGATGCGTCAAATTCGGTCGGAGATCAATACCGTGGGACAAATTCGACACCGGAATCTGCTTCCTCTGTTGGCACATGTGTCCCGGCCGGACTGTCATCTGCTGGTGTATGAGTACATGAAAAATGGGAGCTTACAAGACATGTTGATTGAGGTTTCTGAAGGGAGAAAGGAACTGGATTGGTTAACAAGGCACAGGATTGCAATAGGAATCGCTTCAGGGCTTGAATATCTCCATGTGAACCATACACCTCACATCATTCACAGAGATCTGAAGCCGGCAAACGTCCTGCTTGATGACGATATGGAAGCTCGAATTGCAGATTTTGGGCTTGCGAAAGCAATGCCTGACTACCAGACGCATATCACGACTTCAAATGTGGCAGGAACGGTTGGTTACATTGCACCGGAGTATCATCAGACACTCAAGTTCACAGACAAGTGTGATATATACAGCTTCGGGGTATTGCTCGGGGTACTGATCATAGGAAAGCTACCGTCTGATGAATTTTTCCAGACCACCAGCGAGATGAGTCTGGTTAAGTGGATGAAGAATGTGCTGACGTCGGAGGATCCTAAGCAGGCAATCGACTCAAAATTGATGGGAAATGGATTTGAGGACCAAATGCTCTTGGTTCTAAAGATAGCATGCTTTTGCACAGTGGATAACCCGAAAGAGAGACCTAATAGTAAGGATGTTAGGTGCATGTTGGATCAAATCAAGCACTAA
- the LOC133742321 gene encoding protein MHF2 homolog, whose product MEENQTFETDLIHAIFKLVWSRRALERQLLEGTDALDGEVGAGTSKKNRPTSANANALKLSCELLRNFVTEAVQRAATIAEAEGTDKIEATHLERILPQLLLDF is encoded by the exons ATGGAGGAGAACCAGACTTTCGAGACg gatCTGATTCACGCCATTTTCAAGCTCGTCTGGTCCAGAAGAGCTCTCG AGCGTCAGTTACTTGAAGGCACCGATGCTTTGGACGGCGAG GTGGGAGCTGGAACGTCCAAGAAAAATCGGCCGACGTCAG CTAATGCGAATGCGTTGAAATTGAGTTGTGAGCTTCTCCGAAACTTTGTCACAG AGGCTGTGCAGCGTGCTGCTACGATTGCTGAGGCGGAGGGCACTGATAAGATTGAGGCAACTCATTTGGAGCGGATTCTCCCGCAGTTGCTTTTGGATTTTTGA
- the LOC133745554 gene encoding probable pectate lyase 18 encodes MAMPSGPSLSLLVFLFSLLTLALIVSSAPVQDPELVVQQVQRSIYNASATRRKLGYLSCGSGNPIDDCWRCDPNWEKNRQRLADCAIGFGKNAIGGRDGRIYVVTDSGDDDPVNPKPGTLRHAVIQDEPLWIIFERDMSIKLKEELIMNSFKTLDGRGASVHISGGPCITIQYVTNIIIHGLNIHDCKQGGNAMVRDSPNHFGWRTISDGDGVSIFGGSHVWVDHCSLSNCADGLVDAIHGSTAITISNNYMTHHDKVMLLGHSDTYTQDKNMQVTIAFNHFGEGLVQRMPRCRHGYFHVVNNDYTHWEMYAIGGSANPTINSQGNRFTAPDIRFSKEVTKHEDAPESEWKNWNWRSEGDMLVNGAFFTASGAGASSSYAKASSLGARPSSLVASITTTSGALNCRKGSRC; translated from the exons ATGGCAATGCCTTCAggcccctctctctctctcctcgtcttcctcttctctctcctcaccctAGCCCTCATTGTTTCCTCTGCACCAGTTCAAGATCCTGAACTCGTTGTACAGCAAGTACAAAG GAGCATCTATAATGCCTCAGCTACCCGGAGGAAGTTGGGCTATTTGTCATGTGGGTCCGGAAACCCGATCGACGACTGCTGGCGGTGCGACCCGAATTGGGAGAAGAACCGCCAGAGGCTCGCCGACTGCGCAATTGGGTTCGGCAAAAACGCCATTGGCGGGAGGGACGGGAGGATTTACGTGGTCACTGACTCAGGGGACGACGACCCCGTGAACCCCAAGCCAGGGACTCTACGACATGCCGTCATCCAGGACGAGCCCTTGTGGATCATTTTCGAGCGCGACATGTCGATCAAGCTCAAGGAGGAGCTGATCATGAACTCGTTCAAGACCCTCGACGGCCGAGGAGCCAGCGTGCACATCTCCGGCGGGCCATGCATTACCATCCAGTACGTGACCAACATTATCATACATGGACTCAACATACACGATTGCAAGCAGGGAGGGAATGCTATGGTGCGTGACTCCCCAAATCACTTCGGGTGGAGAACCATATCGGACGGTGATGGTGTGTCCATCTTCGGTGGGAGCCATGTTTGGGTGGACCATTGCTCCCTGTCGAACTGCGCCGACGGGCTGGTCGACGCAATTCATGGGTCCACTGCGATAACGATTTCGAACAATTACATGACGCACCATGATAAGGTCATGTTGCTGGGACACAGTGATACCTATACCCAGGACAAGAACATGCAGGTCACTATTGCCTTCAACCACTTTGGAGAAGGTCTTGTTCAAAGGATGCCAAG ATGTAGGCATGGATATTTCCATGTGGTGAACAATGACTACACCCATTGGGAGATGTACGCCATTGGAGGTAGTGCAAACCCTACTATCAATAGCCAGGGGAATAGGTTTACTGCACCAGATATAAGGTTCAGCAAAGAG GTGACAAAACATGAGGATGCACCTGAAAGTGAGTGGAAGAATTGGAACTGGAGGTCAGAGGGTGACATGTTGGTAAATGGTGCATTTTTCACGGCCTCTGGTGCCGGAGCTTCTTCAAGCTATGCAAAAGCTTCAAGCTTGGGAGCAAGGCCATCTTCTCTTGTGGCTTCAATCACCACAACTTCTGGTGCACTCAATTGCCGAAAGGGTTCTCGTTGCTAA